AAATTATAATGAATTTCTAATTTCACTTACAGCTTCAATGATAGCATCACAGTCAAGAACCATTTCCATCATACCAATTTGGTCATCATAAACTGATTCATCAACTTCTGCTTTAAATTCAGGTTCAACTGCGTGATATACTTTAAGTCCTAACTGAACTCCTGCTAATGGACCTGCAAAAGTAGGGTCTCCTGTAGTTACAGTTTCAGCTGCTAATGCTGCTGATTCTGCTTCAGATGCTCCTAAAAGAACTAAACAATTTTCTGCTCCGTATTTTTCTGCTAATTCTTTTACCCTTCTTTGATTTTCTAAGTCCATTGCTCCTGCTGCAGTTCAGACAAAACATTCAGTTGCTGAAAATACTATTTCTGCAGGAGTTGTAGCGACACATTCTTCCATAGCTGGTCCTGGTATACCATCTCTATCACCGATTATGATTACTTTTGTATTTTCTGTAAAAAGTGCCATATCGCTAACACATCCTTTCTATATATTTTATTTTCGTTTAATTTTATATAATATTCCGTGTATTTAATAAATTTTAATAGCCAGTAGCTGATAATCTATTAAATCCTAATTCATTTGTTGCACCTGTAATTGCTTGTAATTCAACCATAATTGAACCATCTTCTCTTAATGATCCATCGAATCCACCTGCAATAATGTCAACATAATCTAAAGTTCCAATAACTTTGTCCATCTTAGGTAATACAATAGTTTCGTTAGCATTACCACCAGTTACTACCGCATTTGCAGCAACATCAGCATCAGCTAAAGATTGACTTGCACCGTCTCTACCAGCATATTCATCAGTAATGATAACTGTTTTAACGCCTTTACCTTCGATTTTTTTACAGTTCATAATTAAATCTGTATCTGGGTTACCAAATCCTTCTTGTGATACGATAGCTCCATCAAGATTTAAAAATTCACACAATTTAGCAGTCCAGTTTGATGATCTTTCTTTATCTGCTAAATATACATTTTCGTTAGTGATAATAACACCAACAAAGTTGATTTCTTTTCCATGCTTTTCATACATTGCTCTAACAACTGGGTTGTTTAAGTGATGATAAGTTGTATTCTTATCACAAGCAGATACACAGTTACCACTTAATATAGCTCCATCCATCAATTCTGTTGGATATAATAGTGTTGGAACTATTTGTTTTGCATCTACACCGTAAACATATGTATCATGTAATAATCCTTGAGATTGTAACATTTGAACATAAGCAACTTTTGGTAAATGTTTTAATTCTTCAGCTTGTTCGAATAATGGCTTAGTTTCGAATACTTCTACTTCATCAGGTTCAACTTCTTTACCAGCTAATCCTAAATAAGTAGCAGCTTTTAATCCTGCCATTCTAACAGCTTTTTCGTAAGCATGAGCTTCAACACCTTCAGCTGGTTCCACAATTAAAACTATATTATTAGTTTTAGAGAATGGTGTATATTCAGCTCCAGGTCCTTGCATATCAACAATACCTTCTTGGAAGCCTACTATTTTACCAACTGTCATTACTGCGGCTCCTTTAAGAACATGAGTTCTTCCTGAACCAACTACATCAACTTTTGAAATCATTCCAGGGAATACTCCGCCTGCTCCGTTAACCTTTACTCTTGGTTCTACAACATCCTTAATTGGAGTAATTCTTACACTTTCACCTGGTTTTGCAAGATCTACGTCTACTGATTTTAAGTGTTCATCATCCATTAAATGAGCTATTAATTCTTCCTTATTAATGTATAAAACACCTTTGTCAACTTTTGTTTCTGAACAAAATTTAACATCGTTAATTAAGATTTTTCCTAATTCTAGACGCATATACTCACCTCCTTAAAATTTATATATTTAATCCTTTCGGAATTAAATTCATTTATTCAAAACTTTCGACATATTTTCTAGCATTTATTGCGGCTATTGCACCATCATTAACAGCAGTAACCACTTGTCTAAGTTCTTTTACTCTAACATCTCCAGCAACAAAAACACCTTCAACATTAGTTCTCATAGTTTCATCTGAGACTATATAATTTCTATCAGTTTCAATCTTTCCTTCAAATAATGAACTTTCAGGTATATAACCTACGAAAATAAAAACGCCAAAAATCATATCGCCTTCTCTTGGAACTATCTTAGTTTTTTCTCCAGTTTTATTATTTACTATATTCATAGCTCCTAACAAACTAGCGCCTTCAAAACTTTCTACCTCAACGTTCCACATAATCTTCAGTTTTTCACATTTTAAAGCTTTTTCTTCTATTGATTTAGCCACTGATAATTTATCTTTTCTTACTAGTAATGTAACATTTCGTCCAAATTTTGTAAGATACATCGCTTCTTCAACTGCAGCTTCTCCTGAGCCAACAACATAAATATCCAAATCTTGGAAAAAAGGTGCATCACAAGTTGCACAATATGCTATTCCTTTACCAGTAAATTCTTTTTCACCCGGAACATTAAGTAATCTTGGATTTGATCCAGTTGCAATTATCACAGACTTTCCTTCATAAGTAGCATTTTCTCCTTGAACTACCTTTGTGTTCTCAGAAAAATCAACATTAATCACTGTATCTGTTACAAATTCTGCTCCAAACGATTTGGCTTGTTTAACCATTCTTTCAATTAATTCAGGACCTGTTGGGACATCTTCTGCCCCTGGATAATTTGCTATTTCGTCAGTCTTAGCTATTAATCCACCTGGTGTTCCCTTTTCAATAATTATTGTTTTCATACTAGCTCTTGCAGCATAAATTCCTGCACTTATTCCCGCAGGACCAGCTCCAATTATAATACAATCATACATAATTTACCTCCAATTACAGTATCAAAATAATAAACTGTAATGAAAACACATTCGTTTATTATTATATATTAAGTTTACCCAATTGTAAAGCATTTTTTGATAAAATCATAATAAAACTTTTTTATAACTTTAAGTATTTGTATATAAAATTCACAATCTTTTTAAAGTTCCTTTCCTAATGTGTAATTTGCAATATTCACACTATGGTCTGCAATTCTTTCAAAATTTGATAATATGTCAAGAAATTTAACTCCAGCATTTGTATCGCAAATGCCTTTATTAATTCTATCCATATGGTTTCTTCTATAACTTTCTTCTAATATGTCTACTTCTTCCTCAATATTAATACAATTTTTTGCTAACTCAAGATTATTATCTTTATATGCATTGGTTGTATCAACAACAATTTTCATAACATCTGAAGATATTTTTTCATATTCATCAAAAGCTGTTTTACTAAATACAGAATTTTCATCTTTAATTTCTTGAATCAATTCTATTATATTTTCGCAATGATCTCCAATTCTCTCATAATCATTTATAGCGTACATCATAACAAATACTTTATGTTTTTCTTCATCAGATAAATTTTTATCAGCTAAGGGAACTAAATAGTCAATAATTTCCTTTTCTAATCCATTAATCATTTTTTCTCTATTAAAAACAAATTCTATATTCTTGCCACTTTTAGTCTTAAATGCCTCAATTGTCTTTTCAAGAGATTCAATGACAATTTCTCCCATTCTAGCAACCTCTTTTTGAGCTTGAATAATTGCAATACTTGGTGTTTCAAAAAATCTTTTATCCAAATTTTCAGAATAATGTTCTTCTACGACATCATCTCCTTTTATTACTAATTGTGATATTTTAACTAAAAGACTAGAAAATGGCAATTGAATTAAAACATTTATTATATTAAAAAATGTATGAGCATTAGCAATTTGCCTTTGAACATTTCCTGGAGAAATATATTCAACTAAATATTGAACTGGAATTCTTAGAACAGTCATAAATATTATAGTTCCTATTAAATTGAATAGAAAATGAATAAAAGCAGCTCTCTTTGCATTTTTACTTGCTCCTATTCCAGCAATCATAGCGGTTGTTGTTGTCCCAATGTTATCACCAAAAAGAACTCCAAAAGCCTGGTTTATATTAATAGCTCCTTGCATTCCCAATGCTTCCAACAATCCTATTGAGGCAGATGATGATTGAAGTACAGTAGTTAATAAGAATCCGGCTAAAACTCCAATAAATGGGTTATTTAATTTTACAAGTATATTCTTAAACCATTCTTCTTTTGCAAGAGGTTCTAATCCACTACTCATAATAGACATACCTAAAAATAATATTCCAAAACCAATTAATATTTCAGATATATCTTTTTTTCTATCGTTCTTTGCTCTCATCCACATAAAAACACCTATAGCGATAACTAATGGTGCATATTTTGAAATATCAAAAGCAATAATTTGTGCAGTTATAGTAGTCCCAACATTTGCACCTATTATTATTCCAACAGATTGAGCTAAAGTCATAAATCCAGCGTTTACAAAACCTATAGCCATTATAGTAGTAGCAGAACTAGATTGAATAATCATTGTAACAAAAATACCAACCAATACTGCATATATTTTATTTTTTGTTATTGCAGCGATTATTCCTTTTAATCTTTCACCACAAGACTTTTGTAGTCCTGCACCCATTAAATTCATTCCATATAAAAATAAACCTAAACCGCCTAAGACAGAAATGAAAATAGACATATTTCCTCCAAAAATTATAAAAAAAATCAAAATATTAGCTCATATATTATATATAAACTTATCAATAATAGTATACCATAAAATGAAATAAAAATAATATTTATTTCAAACAATTCAATAAATTAATCTTAAAATTTATATAAATAATGAGCTAATCAAAAATTATTATACTCTATTTAATATTATAAAATGCAGATAATCCTAAAAATTTAGAATTTTCTCCAAGTCTGTCCTCAATTCTCAATAATTGATTATATTTACAAATTCTATCAGTTCTAGATGCTGATCCTGTTTTTATTTGACCAGCATTAACAGCAACAGCTAAATCAGCAATAGTTGTATCTTCTGTTTCTCCAGATCTATGAGAAATTACACAAGTATAACCATGAGTTTTAGCAAGCTCTATTGCATCAAGTGTTTCAGTTATTGTTCCAATTTGATTTAATTTAATCAATATTGAATTAGCAATTCCTTTTTCTATTCCCATATTTAATCTTGAGTAATTAGTAACAAATAAGTCATCACCAACTAATTGAACTTTTTTTCCAATTTTTTCAGTTAAAAGTTTCCATCCATCCCAATCATCTTCAGATAATCCATCTTCAATTGAAATAATAGGATATTTTTCAACTAAATCACAATAATAATTTACTAATTCTTCTGAGGAATAAATTTTTCCTTCTCCTTTAAAATTATATTTTCCATTTTCATACATTTCACTTGATGCTACATCCAAAGCTAAAAATATATCTTTTCCTGCTTTATAGCCAGCTTTTTCAATGGCTTCCATAATTGTTTGTAGGGCTTCTTCATTAGAATTTAAATTAGGGGCGAATCCACCTTCGTCACCAACTGCTGTATTATATCCTTTTGACTTTAAAACAGATTTTAAGTTATGGAAAACTTCTGTTCCCATTCTTAGAGCTTCTTTAAATGAACAAGCTCCTGCAGGCATAACCATAAATTCTTGAATGTCTACATTATTATCAGCATGTTCTCCACCATTTAAAATATTCATCATCGGAACAGGTAAAGTTTTTG
Above is a genomic segment from Parvimonas micra containing:
- a CDS encoding glycine/sarcosine/betaine reductase component B subunit; the encoded protein is MRLELGKILINDVKFCSETKVDKGVLYINKEELIAHLMDDEHLKSVDVDLAKPGESVRITPIKDVVEPRVKVNGAGGVFPGMISKVDVVGSGRTHVLKGAAVMTVGKIVGFQEGIVDMQGPGAEYTPFSKTNNIVLIVEPAEGVEAHAYEKAVRMAGLKAATYLGLAGKEVEPDEVEVFETKPLFEQAEELKHLPKVAYVQMLQSQGLLHDTYVYGVDAKQIVPTLLYPTELMDGAILSGNCVSACDKNTTYHHLNNPVVRAMYEKHGKEINFVGVIITNENVYLADKERSSNWTAKLCEFLNLDGAIVSQEGFGNPDTDLIMNCKKIEGKGVKTVIITDEYAGRDGASQSLADADVAANAVVTGGNANETIVLPKMDKVIGTLDYVDIIAGGFDGSLREDGSIMVELQAITGATNELGFNRLSATGY
- the grdA gene encoding glycine/sarcosine/betaine reductase complex selenoprotein A; translated protein: MALFTENTKVIIIGDRDGIPGPAMEECVATTPAEIVFSATECFVUTAAGAMDLENQRRVKELAEKYGAENCLVLLGASEAESAALAAETVTTGDPTFAGPLAGVQLGLKVYHAVEPEFKAEVDESVYDDQIGMMEMVLDCDAIIEAVSEIRNSL
- a CDS encoding NAD(P)/FAD-dependent oxidoreductase — translated: MYDCIIIGAGPAGISAGIYAARASMKTIIIEKGTPGGLIAKTDEIANYPGAEDVPTGPELIERMVKQAKSFGAEFVTDTVINVDFSENTKVVQGENATYEGKSVIIATGSNPRLLNVPGEKEFTGKGIAYCATCDAPFFQDLDIYVVGSGEAAVEEAMYLTKFGRNVTLLVRKDKLSVAKSIEEKALKCEKLKIMWNVEVESFEGASLLGAMNIVNNKTGEKTKIVPREGDMIFGVFIFVGYIPESSLFEGKIETDRNYIVSDETMRTNVEGVFVAGDVRVKELRQVVTAVNDGAIAAINARKYVESFE
- the eno gene encoding phosphopyruvate hydratase, which encodes MSLIVEIYAREVLDSRGNPTVEVEVTTENGTVGSAIVPSGASTGVHEAVELRDGDKSRYLGKGTLNAVNNVNEIIADELIGFDIFDQVGIDRALIQIDGTENKSKLGANAILGVSMAVARAAAIESDTPLYEYIGGVNAKTLPVPMMNILNGGEHADNNVDIQEFMVMPAGACSFKEALRMGTEVFHNLKSVLKSKGYNTAVGDEGGFAPNLNSNEEALQTIMEAIEKAGYKAGKDIFLALDVASSEMYENGKYNFKGEGKIYSSEELVNYYCDLVEKYPIISIEDGLSEDDWDGWKLLTEKIGKKVQLVGDDLFVTNYSRLNMGIEKGIANSILIKLNQIGTITETLDAIELAKTHGYTCVISHRSGETEDTTIADLAVAVNAGQIKTGSASRTDRICKYNQLLRIEDRLGENSKFLGLSAFYNIK
- a CDS encoding Na/Pi cotransporter family protein, whose protein sequence is MSIFISVLGGLGLFLYGMNLMGAGLQKSCGERLKGIIAAITKNKIYAVLVGIFVTMIIQSSSATTIMAIGFVNAGFMTLAQSVGIIIGANVGTTITAQIIAFDISKYAPLVIAIGVFMWMRAKNDRKKDISEILIGFGILFLGMSIMSSGLEPLAKEEWFKNILVKLNNPFIGVLAGFLLTTVLQSSSASIGLLEALGMQGAININQAFGVLFGDNIGTTTTAMIAGIGASKNAKRAAFIHFLFNLIGTIIFMTVLRIPVQYLVEYISPGNVQRQIANAHTFFNIINVLIQLPFSSLLVKISQLVIKGDDVVEEHYSENLDKRFFETPSIAIIQAQKEVARMGEIVIESLEKTIEAFKTKSGKNIEFVFNREKMINGLEKEIIDYLVPLADKNLSDEEKHKVFVMMYAINDYERIGDHCENIIELIQEIKDENSVFSKTAFDEYEKISSDVMKIVVDTTNAYKDNNLELAKNCINIEEEVDILEESYRRNHMDRINKGICDTNAGVKFLDILSNFERIADHSVNIANYTLGKEL